The following proteins are encoded in a genomic region of Dialister hominis:
- a CDS encoding TVP38/TMEM64 family protein, with product MIDKLKKVLGLIGLILICAVSFFIVKTYYPEFYYHTVSLTMAGDINGLSKYISSFGYGAFAVSLGLLVFCNIFCIPTILFLTINGALFGLIPGLLVSYLGEVIGIELSFHIGRVFFRKEAREFIEQKHMLTKLDKYGSVKNMALARSIPYSPNILITALAVLSKLSIKEHLKATLIGKIPSVLIEVLLGHDLIYFSKHGDRFVLMLLLVIGICAVHRWHKKRHCDEV from the coding sequence ATGATCGATAAACTTAAGAAGGTTCTTGGACTTATCGGACTGATCCTAATCTGCGCGGTATCGTTTTTCATTGTGAAAACCTACTACCCCGAATTTTACTATCATACGGTATCTCTAACGATGGCTGGTGACATTAATGGCCTGTCAAAATATATATCATCCTTTGGCTACGGAGCATTTGCCGTAAGTCTGGGGCTGCTTGTTTTTTGCAACATTTTTTGCATTCCAACCATCCTATTTTTGACAATTAACGGTGCATTATTCGGACTGATTCCAGGACTTCTTGTCTCTTATCTTGGCGAGGTCATCGGAATAGAGCTGAGCTTCCACATAGGACGCGTATTCTTCAGAAAAGAAGCACGTGAATTTATCGAGCAGAAACACATGCTTACCAAGCTGGACAAATACGGCAGCGTGAAGAATATGGCTCTGGCAAGATCCATTCCTTACTCTCCTAATATTCTGATCACTGCGCTTGCTGTTCTCAGCAAGCTTTCCATCAAAGAACATTTAAAGGCAACTCTGATTGGGAAGATTCCTTCTGTTTTGATTGAAGTTCTCCTAGGACATGACTTGATTTATTTCTCCAAGCATGGCGACAGATTTGTACTTATGCTGCTTCTTGTTATTGGTATTTGTGCTGTACACCGCTGGCATAAGAAAAGACATTGTGACGAAGTTTAA
- a CDS encoding valine--tRNA ligase — protein MADLKDQKLDKYDPSEIEQGWYQYWEDHGVFHDEPDPEKEPYSIVLPPPNVTGQLHMGHALDNTLQDILIRYKRMQGYNVLWLPGKDHAGIATQVKVEKQIAEEGLSKYDLGREKFLERVWQWKEKFGNRIGLQIRRLGSSCDWQRERFTMDDVCARAVREVFLSLYEKGLIYQGFRITNWCPRCQTALSDIEVEHEDEVGHLWYFNYPIVGEDGYVQIATTRPETIPGDTAVAVNPNDERYAHLVGKKVKLPTTDREIPIIADDYVDMAYGTGCVKITPAHDPNDFEVGSRHNLETIVIMNKDGTMNEKAGKYNGMDRYEARKAIVQDLKDAGLLVKIEETKHAVGHCSRCKTIVEPMTTKQWFVKMKPLAGPAMEAVTSGKTKFVPERFSKTYIQWLENIHDWCISRQLWWGHRIPVWYCDDCGEVSASRTDLTKCPKCGSEHIHQDPDVLDTWFSSALWPFSTMGWPEQTPVLKQWYPTSTMVTGYDIIFFWVARMMFMSMEFMHEIPFKYVFIHGLVRDSQGRKMSKSLGNGIDPLEVIEKYGADALRFTLVTGNTPGNDMRFYYERVEGNRNFANKLWNATKFTLMNLDDYDKDFVPSKDQLTLADKWILDRLAYTEDYVSNNLDKFELGEAADSIYNFAWNYFCDWYIETAKARLYGEHNDDRKVTQYVLVYTLTRMLALLHPFMPFITEHLWQHLPHEGETLARAPWPKADENLKFPVESEQFDRIMDAIKAIRNMRAEANVAPNKQCHIQNVVLRDDLKKCLEENKGYFEKLAHVETMDILPADADKPENALTAVVTGMEIYLELKGLIDTAKEKERIEKSKASLEKEIARTSGKLNNKGFLAKAPEDVVKKEQDKLAEFEEKMKSLNERLAFLENL, from the coding sequence ATGGCCGATTTAAAAGATCAAAAGCTGGACAAGTATGATCCAAGCGAAATTGAACAGGGTTGGTATCAGTATTGGGAAGATCATGGCGTTTTTCATGATGAACCGGATCCGGAGAAAGAACCGTACAGCATCGTTCTTCCGCCGCCGAACGTTACCGGCCAGCTTCACATGGGACATGCCCTTGATAACACACTGCAGGATATCCTTATCCGTTACAAGAGAATGCAGGGATATAACGTCCTCTGGCTGCCGGGCAAGGATCATGCCGGCATAGCAACTCAGGTTAAGGTAGAAAAGCAGATTGCTGAAGAAGGCCTCAGCAAGTATGATCTCGGCCGTGAAAAATTCCTGGAACGCGTTTGGCAGTGGAAAGAAAAGTTTGGAAACCGTATCGGCCTTCAGATCAGAAGGCTGGGTTCTTCCTGCGACTGGCAGAGAGAACGTTTCACGATGGATGATGTCTGTGCACGTGCGGTAAGGGAAGTTTTCTTATCCTTATATGAAAAGGGCCTGATTTATCAGGGATTCAGAATTACAAACTGGTGCCCGAGATGCCAGACTGCCCTTTCTGATATCGAAGTAGAACATGAGGATGAAGTCGGACATCTTTGGTATTTCAATTACCCGATCGTCGGTGAAGACGGATATGTCCAGATTGCAACGACACGTCCTGAAACAATCCCGGGGGATACAGCCGTTGCTGTCAATCCAAATGATGAAAGATATGCCCATCTTGTAGGCAAGAAGGTAAAACTTCCGACAACAGACCGTGAAATTCCGATCATTGCTGATGATTATGTAGATATGGCATACGGCACAGGCTGCGTCAAGATTACTCCGGCGCATGACCCGAACGACTTTGAGGTGGGAAGCCGCCACAATCTTGAGACCATCGTCATCATGAACAAGGACGGCACGATGAACGAAAAGGCCGGCAAGTACAACGGCATGGACCGTTATGAAGCCAGAAAAGCCATCGTTCAGGATCTGAAGGATGCCGGTCTTCTGGTAAAGATTGAAGAAACAAAGCATGCTGTCGGACACTGCTCCCGCTGCAAGACGATCGTAGAACCGATGACAACCAAGCAGTGGTTCGTCAAGATGAAACCGCTTGCCGGCCCTGCCATGGAAGCCGTTACATCCGGCAAAACAAAGTTTGTTCCGGAACGCTTCTCCAAGACATACATTCAGTGGCTTGAAAACATCCATGACTGGTGCATTTCCAGACAGCTCTGGTGGGGTCACAGAATTCCGGTATGGTACTGTGATGACTGCGGCGAAGTAAGCGCATCCCGCACGGATCTGACAAAGTGCCCGAAATGCGGAAGCGAACATATTCATCAGGATCCGGATGTCCTTGATACCTGGTTCTCCTCTGCACTCTGGCCATTCTCAACAATGGGCTGGCCGGAACAGACACCGGTTCTCAAGCAGTGGTATCCGACATCCACGATGGTCACCGGTTATGACATCATTTTCTTCTGGGTTGCCAGAATGATGTTCATGTCTATGGAATTCATGCATGAGATTCCGTTCAAGTACGTATTCATTCACGGTCTGGTCAGGGATTCCCAGGGCAGAAAGATGTCCAAATCCCTTGGCAACGGCATCGATCCGCTTGAAGTCATTGAGAAGTACGGCGCTGATGCACTGCGCTTTACCCTCGTTACCGGAAACACACCGGGCAATGATATGCGCTTCTACTATGAGAGAGTAGAAGGAAATAGAAACTTTGCCAACAAGCTCTGGAACGCAACAAAGTTCACACTGATGAACCTGGATGACTATGACAAGGATTTCGTCCCGTCCAAAGACCAGCTGACACTGGCAGACAAATGGATTCTTGACCGCCTTGCTTATACAGAAGATTATGTAAGCAATAACCTTGACAAATTCGAACTGGGTGAAGCTGCTGACAGCATTTACAATTTCGCATGGAACTATTTCTGCGACTGGTACATTGAAACTGCAAAAGCCCGTCTCTATGGCGAACACAATGATGACAGAAAAGTCACGCAGTATGTCCTTGTTTATACATTGACACGCATGCTTGCCCTGCTGCATCCGTTCATGCCGTTCATTACAGAACACCTCTGGCAGCATCTGCCGCATGAAGGAGAAACACTGGCAAGAGCTCCATGGCCGAAGGCTGATGAAAACTTAAAATTCCCGGTTGAATCGGAACAGTTTGACCGCATTATGGATGCCATCAAAGCAATCCGCAATATGCGTGCCGAAGCAAATGTAGCGCCAAACAAGCAGTGCCATATCCAGAATGTTGTCCTTCGTGATGACCTGAAGAAGTGCCTTGAAGAGAATAAGGGATACTTCGAAAAACTGGCTCATGTTGAAACCATGGATATCCTGCCGGCAGATGCAGACAAGCCTGAAAATGCGCTGACTGCAGTCGTTACAGGCATGGAAATCTATCTGGAACTGAAGGGCCTGATTGATACTGCCAAGGAAAAGGAAAGAATCGAGAAGAGCAAAGCATCTCTTGAAAAGGAAATTGCCAGAACATCCGGCAAGCTCAATAACAAGGGATTCCTGGCCAAAGCTCCGGAAGATGTTGTAAAGAAGGAACAGGACAAACTGGCTGAATTCGAAGAAAAGATGAAATCTTTGAATGAACGCCTTGCCTTCCTTGAAAACCTTTAA
- a CDS encoding bifunctional folylpolyglutamate synthase/dihydrofolate synthase encodes MNYQESVTYLEQAASFGIKPGLERIQAILEKLGHPETAYRTIHVTGTNGKGSVVAMITSVLENAQLKIGRYVSPHLIDYTERIYVGGHDVTKETFAKAATVVKEAANQVIAEGVEAPTEFELLTAMAFWIFREEKVDYAVVEVGMGGLYDSTNVILPVVSIITNVAMDHMKYLGNTLEEIAHQKAGIIKTGIPVVTAAQHVALKKLKKEAHEKGSRIYFYGRDFEIDSRSKWKNGQVVVVKRKDMPKELEKSLLYVPFVGAHQAVNAAVATMAISVVMKQDDRINENDLREGLARSQWKGRFEIHDVKGVTYVMDGAHNPAGAEALGEALDEQYPGKRRIFVFASLADKDTETVLQLLVRKGDMVFACEAPTPRTRKAEEIGTMLESQKIKAEFKAEHSVDEALSDAAAAAGENDIVMICGSLYILGDAIRFIEEKEASAAEETK; translated from the coding sequence ATGAATTATCAGGAATCAGTAACTTACTTGGAACAGGCTGCTTCTTTCGGCATCAAGCCGGGTCTTGAACGTATTCAGGCAATTCTGGAAAAGCTTGGACATCCGGAAACAGCTTACAGAACAATCCATGTAACAGGAACAAATGGCAAGGGCAGCGTTGTTGCCATGATTACCAGCGTTCTGGAAAATGCACAGCTGAAAATAGGCAGATATGTGTCACCGCACCTGATTGACTACACGGAACGCATCTATGTAGGCGGCCACGACGTGACAAAGGAAACTTTTGCAAAAGCGGCTACTGTTGTCAAAGAAGCTGCCAATCAAGTTATTGCTGAAGGCGTTGAAGCTCCGACTGAGTTTGAACTGCTGACAGCGATGGCCTTCTGGATCTTCCGCGAAGAAAAGGTGGATTATGCGGTTGTCGAAGTGGGCATGGGAGGACTTTATGACTCCACCAATGTCATTCTTCCAGTCGTCTCAATCATTACGAATGTGGCAATGGATCACATGAAGTATCTGGGAAATACCCTGGAAGAAATCGCCCATCAGAAAGCCGGCATTATCAAGACGGGAATCCCTGTAGTTACCGCTGCGCAGCATGTTGCCTTGAAGAAACTCAAGAAAGAAGCTCACGAAAAGGGCTCCAGAATCTACTTCTACGGAAGAGACTTTGAAATTGATTCCAGAAGCAAATGGAAAAACGGACAGGTTGTTGTCGTCAAGAGAAAAGACATGCCGAAGGAACTGGAAAAGAGTCTGCTTTACGTTCCTTTTGTCGGTGCGCATCAGGCTGTCAATGCAGCCGTTGCCACAATGGCAATTTCTGTTGTCATGAAGCAGGATGACCGCATCAATGAAAATGACTTGAGAGAAGGCCTGGCAAGAAGCCAGTGGAAGGGACGCTTCGAAATCCATGATGTCAAGGGTGTTACCTATGTCATGGACGGCGCCCATAACCCGGCAGGCGCAGAAGCTCTTGGCGAAGCTTTGGATGAACAGTATCCTGGAAAACGCAGAATTTTCGTATTTGCCTCCCTGGCAGATAAAGATACGGAAACCGTTCTCCAGCTCCTGGTACGCAAGGGTGATATGGTATTTGCATGTGAAGCACCAACACCGAGAACACGCAAGGCAGAAGAAATCGGAACCATGCTTGAATCACAGAAAATCAAAGCTGAGTTCAAGGCAGAACACAGTGTAGATGAAGCACTTTCCGACGCTGCCGCGGCCGCTGGTGAAAACGATATCGTCATGATCTGCGGATCCCTGTATATCCTGGGAGATGCAATCCGCTTCATTGAGGAAAAAGAAGCATCCGCTGCAGAAGAGACTAAATAA
- the citC gene encoding [citrate (pro-3S)-lyase] ligase — protein sequence MITEREIFLTNPDEKAAVIEFLNGFGLTFTGNIDYTMGLFEDGKLIGTGSLGGRVMRDIAISKDYQKKGLTRRIIRNLQGESYRRGITGNQIFTKPANVPVFEHMGFKCVAVAEPYAALLEHGTDTLEDYLGRVRAILGSGEGKNRGAIVMNCNPFTLGHRSLVEYAHNNCDEVIIFAVREDRSVFPFSDRFSLLKQGVRDMKGVEVISGGDYIISNATFPTYFIKGTDELAAQTKLDATVFATRIAPALNISVRFVGEEPTDKTTLAYNKAMKEVFNESGIELKEIPREQKGNQIVSASTVRKALAEDDWETVYRMVPKTTLVYLKSDAGQEVIRRIKMMDKIKKMEAEEAAKKTEPEKEK from the coding sequence ATGATTACAGAACGTGAAATCTTCTTAACGAATCCAGATGAAAAGGCTGCAGTCATAGAATTTTTAAATGGATTTGGACTTACCTTTACAGGCAATATTGATTATACGATGGGACTTTTTGAGGACGGAAAGCTGATCGGGACAGGCTCACTCGGCGGCAGAGTCATGCGTGATATTGCCATCAGCAAAGATTACCAGAAGAAGGGGCTGACAAGAAGAATCATCCGCAACCTTCAGGGAGAATCATACCGCCGCGGAATTACGGGAAATCAGATTTTCACAAAACCTGCCAATGTACCGGTCTTTGAGCATATGGGATTCAAATGCGTTGCTGTCGCTGAACCATATGCAGCGCTTCTTGAACATGGCACGGATACACTGGAGGATTACCTGGGGAGGGTACGCGCCATCCTTGGCTCCGGCGAAGGCAAGAACCGCGGCGCTATTGTCATGAACTGCAATCCTTTCACATTAGGCCACAGGAGCCTTGTCGAATATGCTCATAACAACTGCGATGAAGTCATCATCTTTGCTGTCAGGGAAGACAGGAGCGTATTCCCATTCTCCGACAGATTTTCCCTTCTCAAGCAGGGCGTAAGGGATATGAAGGGCGTAGAAGTCATCAGCGGCGGAGATTATATTATTTCCAATGCTACATTCCCGACATACTTCATTAAGGGCACCGATGAACTCGCTGCCCAGACAAAGCTGGATGCAACAGTTTTTGCAACCAGGATTGCTCCGGCCCTCAACATCAGCGTCAGATTTGTCGGGGAAGAACCGACAGATAAAACAACACTTGCTTATAATAAGGCAATGAAAGAAGTGTTCAACGAAAGCGGCATCGAGCTGAAGGAAATCCCCAGAGAGCAGAAGGGAAATCAGATCGTATCTGCTTCCACCGTCAGAAAGGCACTTGCCGAAGATGACTGGGAAACGGTATACCGCATGGTTCCAAAGACGACGCTTGTTTATCTGAAGAGTGATGCAGGACAGGAAGTCATACGCCGCATCAAGATGATGGACAAGATCAAGAAGATGGAGGCAGAAGAAGCGGCAAAGAAAACAGAACCGGAAAAAGAAAAGTAA
- a CDS encoding NAD-dependent protein deacylase, which yields MAEENSSIEKLAEMIKDHQHIVFFGGAGVSTESAIPDFRGKNGLYYQKVSEKWSPEEMLSHHFYREHPDLFFTMYKKMAETISHAEPNAAHRALAELEKMGKLSGVVTQNIDGLHQKAGSMNVVELHGSTLHNTCEKCRKQYDLPEFISRPNPVPHCDCGGIIKPDIVLYEESLDINAIDDAVWLIRGADMLIIGGTSLAVYPAAGFINEFSGDALVIINRDATSKDNAADLVFRDNIGEVLGNTVRILRGE from the coding sequence ATGGCTGAAGAGAATAGCAGTATTGAAAAGCTGGCTGAGATGATAAAGGACCACCAGCATATTGTTTTCTTTGGCGGAGCAGGTGTTTCTACGGAATCTGCAATCCCGGATTTTCGCGGCAAGAACGGATTGTATTATCAAAAGGTAAGCGAGAAATGGTCTCCGGAAGAAATGCTTTCCCACCATTTTTACAGGGAGCATCCGGATTTGTTTTTCACTATGTACAAGAAAATGGCGGAAACAATCAGCCATGCGGAGCCTAATGCGGCGCACAGGGCATTGGCAGAGCTTGAGAAGATGGGAAAACTTTCCGGTGTCGTCACTCAGAATATTGACGGGCTCCATCAGAAAGCAGGGAGCATGAATGTAGTGGAACTTCACGGCTCCACGCTTCACAATACCTGTGAAAAGTGCAGAAAGCAGTATGATCTTCCTGAATTCATCTCCCGCCCAAATCCAGTGCCGCATTGCGACTGCGGCGGCATCATAAAGCCGGATATAGTGCTTTATGAAGAGTCGCTCGATATCAATGCCATAGATGATGCTGTATGGCTCATACGCGGCGCGGATATGCTGATCATCGGGGGAACCAGTCTTGCCGTTTATCCTGCCGCAGGATTTATCAATGAGTTCAGTGGGGATGCACTGGTCATTATCAACAGGGATGCTACATCCAAAGATAACGCTGCTGATCTTGTCTTCCGTGATAATATAGGGGAAGTCCTGGGAAATACTGTCAGGATTCTCAGGGGAGAATGA
- a CDS encoding ammonium transporter, whose amino-acid sequence MKKYLLPLSFLLMTPGAALAADGENALNGADTAYVAIAALLVLIMTPALGFFYGGLVRRKNTINTIMMPMICLAIFTVQWFLYGYSLSFGPDVGGIIGNLDWAFFKNVGMAAEPEYSETIPHILFALFQMAFAILTPAIISGGIAERMRFPAYCLFVLLWGTLVYDPMAHMVWGVGGLIRDMGGLDFAGGTVIHVTSGFSALAAAVIIGKRRGYGILTMHPHNIPYVCLGGSFLWLGWFGFNSGAALNASDVMAQALANTGIASCTAGLVWVLIEQILHKKMTALGLMTGILTGLVGITPAAGFVDASASFLIGITTPLVCYFFVSYVKAKLGYDDTLDAFGCHGAGGVWGALMTGVFCTKAVNPAGADGLLYGNPAQMIPQITGIVTGIIVAVVMTVLILKILGAFMQIRATASEEAQGLDLIDHGERAYFKL is encoded by the coding sequence ATGAAAAAGTATCTTTTACCCCTGTCATTTCTCTTAATGACACCAGGCGCTGCCCTGGCAGCAGATGGAGAAAACGCCCTGAATGGGGCAGACACTGCTTACGTAGCAATAGCTGCGCTTCTGGTCCTGATCATGACGCCGGCGCTGGGATTTTTTTATGGCGGCCTCGTAAGAAGAAAGAATACAATCAATACGATCATGATGCCCATGATATGCCTGGCTATCTTCACCGTACAGTGGTTCCTCTACGGGTATTCCCTGTCTTTCGGACCGGATGTCGGAGGTATTATCGGGAATCTTGACTGGGCATTCTTCAAGAATGTAGGCATGGCAGCCGAACCAGAGTATTCTGAAACGATTCCGCATATACTCTTCGCCTTGTTCCAGATGGCATTTGCTATCCTGACACCGGCAATCATAAGCGGCGGAATTGCTGAAAGAATGAGATTTCCTGCTTACTGCCTGTTTGTCCTTCTTTGGGGGACTCTGGTTTATGATCCGATGGCCCACATGGTCTGGGGCGTGGGCGGCCTAATCCGCGATATGGGCGGACTTGATTTTGCTGGTGGAACGGTTATCCATGTAACATCAGGCTTCTCCGCACTGGCTGCTGCTGTTATCATTGGAAAGAGAAGAGGATACGGAATCCTGACCATGCATCCTCATAATATCCCCTATGTATGCCTTGGCGGCAGTTTCTTATGGCTTGGCTGGTTTGGATTCAACTCCGGTGCAGCTCTCAATGCATCGGATGTCATGGCGCAGGCTCTGGCCAACACGGGCATTGCTTCCTGCACGGCCGGATTGGTCTGGGTGCTGATTGAACAGATCCTTCATAAAAAGATGACGGCACTGGGCCTTATGACTGGCATCCTGACCGGGCTGGTAGGTATTACGCCGGCAGCCGGATTCGTAGATGCTTCGGCCTCTTTCCTGATCGGCATAACAACTCCTCTTGTCTGCTATTTCTTTGTTTCCTATGTAAAGGCAAAACTTGGGTATGATGATACGCTTGATGCATTTGGCTGCCATGGTGCAGGCGGCGTATGGGGTGCATTAATGACTGGCGTATTCTGCACGAAGGCAGTCAATCCTGCCGGGGCTGACGGACTTCTTTATGGAAATCCGGCCCAGATGATTCCGCAGATTACAGGAATTGTTACAGGGATTATCGTTGCCGTTGTCATGACCGTATTAATTCTGAAGATTCTTGGCGCATTCATGCAAATCCGTGCGACGGCTTCCGAAGAAGCACAGGGGCTTGACCTGATCGACCATGGCGAACGTGCTTATTTCAAGTTATAA
- a CDS encoding P-II family nitrogen regulator, translating to MSEEKKIYKVDAVIRPEKLEELKDKLYEIGVTGITVTEVYGCGLTRGQEEIYRGSVLYVNLLPKIKVEIVIYETPLDTLIDTIRGVCNTGHVGDGKIFVSELYTAVKIRTGERGGAAIIDDKA from the coding sequence ATGAGTGAAGAAAAGAAGATATACAAGGTAGATGCAGTGATTCGTCCGGAAAAACTGGAAGAATTAAAAGACAAGCTTTACGAAATTGGTGTTACTGGAATTACAGTGACCGAAGTCTATGGGTGCGGACTCACCAGAGGGCAGGAGGAAATTTATAGAGGAAGCGTACTCTATGTGAATCTTCTTCCCAAAATCAAAGTGGAAATCGTCATCTACGAAACACCGCTTGATACATTGATTGATACCATCCGCGGCGTCTGCAATACAGGGCATGTCGGGGATGGAAAGATTTTCGTCTCTGAATTGTATACAGCGGTCAAAATACGTACAGGAGAAAGAGGCGGCGCAGCCATTATCGATGATAAGGCCTAG
- the cysS gene encoding cysteine--tRNA ligase, producing MEEIKVYNTLTKEKEVFKPITPGEVKIYVCGVTPYNHPHIGNARPAVTWDIIRRYLEYIGYKVKFVQNFTDVDDKIINKANAEGTDWKTISDRYIDAYFKVMDALHVRRTDVYPRVSDHMDDIIHMVEELIKSGHAYVLGGDVYYDISTFKDYGKLSGRKVEDMLAGARIEVNDEKRNPGDFALWKAAKPGEPFWESPWGKGRPGWHIECSAMSTHYLGNTIDFHGGGSDLIFPHHENEIAQSEGCTGCHFVNYWLHNGFITINSEKMSKSLNNFFLVKDVLEKYSGDALRFFLLSTHYRSPLDFSDDRLEEAEKNMDKLKDVIARIKEMSSIEGSEETEASRKLAEAADHAMKVFHEAMDDDFNTGLTTGAMFELAKAINVYYNEVHAGTAFNKEAADKAGQTFKTILDVLGILEKEWKKEEAYDDKDYNDLMNVLLEIRQSARKAKQYQIADEIRDKLGEIGIVIEDTPTGARWKKRGV from the coding sequence ATGGAAGAAATCAAAGTTTATAACACACTGACAAAGGAGAAAGAAGTTTTCAAGCCGATCACTCCTGGCGAAGTCAAGATTTATGTCTGCGGAGTAACGCCATACAATCATCCGCATATCGGAAATGCGCGTCCGGCAGTTACATGGGATATCATCCGCCGTTATCTTGAATACATCGGCTACAAAGTAAAATTCGTACAGAATTTCACGGATGTCGATGATAAGATCATCAATAAAGCGAATGCAGAAGGCACCGACTGGAAGACAATTTCCGACCGTTACATTGATGCATACTTCAAGGTCATGGATGCGCTGCATGTACGCCGTACAGACGTTTATCCAAGAGTTTCCGATCATATGGATGATATCATTCATATGGTGGAAGAACTGATCAAAAGCGGACATGCCTATGTTTTAGGCGGCGATGTTTATTATGACATTTCCACATTCAAGGACTATGGCAAATTGTCCGGAAGAAAAGTGGAAGATATGCTCGCCGGCGCCCGCATTGAAGTCAACGATGAAAAGAGAAACCCGGGCGACTTTGCCCTTTGGAAGGCAGCAAAGCCGGGTGAACCGTTCTGGGAAAGCCCGTGGGGCAAGGGAAGACCAGGCTGGCATATTGAATGCTCTGCCATGTCTACCCACTACCTGGGAAATACCATTGATTTCCATGGCGGCGGATCCGATCTTATTTTCCCGCACCATGAAAATGAAATTGCCCAGTCCGAAGGATGCACAGGCTGCCATTTCGTAAATTACTGGCTGCACAATGGATTTATTACCATTAATTCTGAAAAGATGAGCAAGTCTCTCAACAACTTCTTCCTTGTGAAGGATGTCCTTGAAAAGTATTCCGGAGATGCTCTCCGTTTCTTCCTCCTGTCTACTCATTACAGAAGCCCGCTTGACTTCTCCGATGACCGTCTGGAAGAAGCAGAAAAGAATATGGACAAGCTGAAAGATGTCATTGCCCGCATCAAGGAAATGTCCTCCATCGAAGGCAGCGAGGAAACAGAAGCTTCCAGGAAACTTGCTGAAGCAGCAGACCATGCCATGAAGGTATTCCATGAAGCCATGGATGATGACTTCAATACAGGCCTCACAACCGGTGCCATGTTTGAACTGGCAAAGGCAATCAATGTATATTACAACGAAGTACATGCAGGCACTGCATTCAACAAGGAAGCTGCCGATAAAGCAGGACAGACATTCAAGACAATTCTCGACGTCCTTGGCATTCTGGAAAAGGAATGGAAGAAAGAAGAAGCCTATGACGACAAAGACTATAATGATCTCATGAATGTTCTTCTTGAAATCAGACAGTCGGCAAGAAAAGCCAAACAGTATCAGATTGCTGATGAAATCCGCGACAAGCTTGGCGAAATCGGTATTGTGATTGAAGATACTCCGACGGGAGCAAGGTGGAAAAAACGTGGAGTTTAA
- a CDS encoding Mini-ribonuclease 3: MDALTLAYIGDVCWSFFIRKALIDTGIYNVQILNSLASEMVSAKWQSRILFDIMELLSDRELKVCKRARNTHSNVPKSATVEEYRESTAFEALIGYLYLSGQTERQNFIMDRGLRFLAEEMNDEG; encoded by the coding sequence ATGGATGCGCTGACACTGGCTTATATCGGCGACGTATGCTGGTCTTTCTTCATCAGGAAAGCTTTGATTGATACAGGAATTTATAATGTTCAAATTTTAAACAGCCTGGCCTCTGAAATGGTATCGGCCAAATGGCAGAGCCGTATCCTCTTTGATATCATGGAACTTCTGTCAGACAGGGAGCTCAAGGTCTGCAAACGTGCAAGAAATACACATTCCAATGTGCCGAAGAGTGCAACTGTCGAGGAATATCGAGAATCGACAGCTTTTGAAGCTCTGATCGGTTATCTGTATCTTTCGGGCCAGACGGAACGACAGAATTTTATCATGGACAGGGGACTGCGCTTTTTAGCGGAGGAAATGAATGATGAAGGATAA